Proteins encoded together in one Oncorhynchus nerka isolate Pitt River linkage group LG19, Oner_Uvic_2.0, whole genome shotgun sequence window:
- the LOC115126953 gene encoding claudin-9-like — protein MASTGLQLLGLLLAVMGWVGGALVCAAPLWRVSAFAGGEIVIAQVLWEGLWMTCLSQSTGQIQCKTYDSTLALPVSAQVSRTLSVLSLLFCLFALLLGVAGAKCTKCLGEGAYSSKARLARVAGALFFFSGLLYLIPICWTAYAVVRDFYDPKVAAPLKRELGPALYLGWGAGILLLVGGALLNAGSSPPGVRATPTFGGGGRSNPLPVVVEEKEYV, from the coding sequence ATGGCGTCCACAGGTCTACAGCTACTTGGCCTCCTATTGGCCGTGATGGGCTGGGTGGGCGGGGCTCTCGTCTGCGCCGCCCCCTTGTGGCGAGTCTCCGCCTTCGCGGGCGGCGAGATCGTGATCGCTCAGGTTCTCTGGGAGGGGCTATGGATGACGTGTTTGTCCCAGAGTACGGGACAGATCCAGTGTAAGACTTAcgactctaccctggccctcccCGTCTCCGCCCAGGTGTCCCGTACCCTCTCCgtgctctccctcctcttctgcctcttcgcCCTCCTGCTAGGCGTGGCTGGGGCTAAGTGCACCAAGTGTCTAGGGGAAGGAGCCTACTCGTCCAAGGCTAGGCTAGCCCGCGTGGCTGGGGCTCTGTTCTTCTTCTCTGGGCTGCTCTACCTGATACCCATCTGCTGGACGGCCTACGCCGTGGTCAGGGATTTTTACGATCCAAAAGTCGCCGCGCCGCTGAAGAGAGAGTTAGGCCCCGCCTTGTATCTAGGCTGGGGGGCGGGAATTCTGCTGCTGGTTGGAGGGGCTCTGCTGAACGCAGGCTCCTCCCCTCCAGGGGTTAGGGCGACGCCTACTTTTGGGGGAGGTGGGAGGAGTAACCCACTGCCTGTGGTGGTAGAGGAGAAGGAGTATGTCTGA